The Candidatus Brocadiaceae bacterium nucleotide sequence CTCCTCGCCCAACGCCCGCACGGCACCGGGCCCGACATGGCAGGCGGACGGAAACTTGAGCTTCAGTGCATGCCCCATGGACGTCCCTCCCGGCTCACGGGCCGCCGTCGGCCAGCACGACCAGTTCCACCCCGGCCGCCAGGAACATGTCGCGCGCAAACGCGTCCGGATACTCCCGCGTCGCGACGACCCGCACGATCCCCGTGTTGATGATCATCTTCGAGCAGAGGCTGCACGGCACGTGCGTGCAGTAGAGGCACGCGCCCTCCATGCGCACGCCATGCCGCGCGCCCTGGAGGAGCGCGTTCATCTCGGCGTGGAGTCCCCGGCACAGCTCGTGCCGTTCGCCGCTGGGCACGTTGAGCTGGTCGCGCAGGCAGCCGACCTCGCTGCAGTGCGGCAGCCCGCTGGGCGCGCCGTTGTAGCCCGTGGCCAGTATCCGCTTGTTCAACACCACCACGGCGCCCACGCGGCGTCGCAGGCAGGTGGCGCGCCGCGCCACCTCGTGCGCAATGCGCATGAAGTACTCGTCCCAGCTCGGCCGCCGCACGTCCGCATCCTGTGCCATCCCCTCCTCCTTCACGGACGGGCCGCCGGCACGACGCGCGCCACGCCCTGCGCATCCGGCGCTCGGATCACGCCTTCTTCCGTAATAATGGCAGCGATGTTGCGCGCCGGGGTCACGTCGAAGGCGGGGTTGTAGACGGCGATGCCCTCGGGAGCCGTGACGTGCCCCCCCCAGCGGGTGACCTCCTCGGCGGCGCGCTCCTCGATGGGGATCAGGCTGCCGTCCGCCAGCGAGAGGTCAAACGTGCTGATCGGCGCCGCCACGTAGAACGGCACGCCGTGCTCGCGGGCCAGCACGCTCAGCCCGTAGGTGCCGATCTTGTTGGCCGCGTCGCCGTTGGCGGCGATGCGGTCGGCACCGACGATCACGGCGTCCACACCCCGACGCTGCATCACGTGCGCCGCCATGTTGTCGCAGATCAGCGTGGCGGGGATGCCCGCCTGCTGCAGCTCCCAGGCCGTCAGGCGCGCGCCCTGGAGCAGCGGCCGGGTCTCGTCGACGTAGACGGACAGGCGCTTCCCCTGCTCGTGCGCGGCGAACAGCACGCCGAGCGCCGTGCCGTAGTCGGCCGTGGCCAGCCCGCCGGCGTTGCAGTGCGTCAGGACGGTGGCACCGTCGGCCAGCAGGTCCGCGCCGTGGCGGCCGATGCGCCGGCAGACGTCCCTGTCCTCCTCGAGGATGCGCAGGGCTTCCTCGAGCAGCCGCTGCAGGAACGCCCCGGGGGCCGGGTCCGCGTGCTCGCGGGCCGTGCGCTTCATCCTCTCCAGGGCCCAGACCAGGTTGACGGCCGTCGGGCGGCTCGAAGCCAGGTAGTCGCTGACGGGCTCCAGCTCGCCCCGCATCGCCTCGACGCCGCGAGGCAGGGCACGCCGCACGCCGAGCACGACACCCATGGCGGCGGCGATGCCGATGGCCGGCGCGCCGCGCACGCGCAGGGTGCGGATCGCCTCCCAGACCTCCTGCACTGTTTCGCACGTCCTGTACTTGAACTCCGCCGGCAGCAGTGTCTGGTCCACCAGCTCCACGCGGCCGTCGGTGCCGCCGACCCAGCGGATCGTCTCAACCGGCATAGGCTATCGTCCTCGCCTCTATGCGCCGTACTTGTCCAGCAGGCCCGCGTTGGCCAGCATGAGCGGCAGCAGGTACATCGAGCGGAAGATGCCCAGCCCGCCCTTGTTGCACTCGGCCTCGGTGAACCGCTCCGGCAGGTCGGCGCCGCAGCGCGGCGAATGCAGGAGCAGGGGCACGGGATGCCAGCTATGCAGCTTCATGGGGCACGGGGTCGAATGGTCGCCGGTCAACGCCAGGACCTCGGGCTTCGGGTTCAGCAGCATGGGCAGTCTCTCGTCCACCGCCTCGATCGCCTGCACCTTGCGCTCGTGCGAGCCGTCCTCGCCGGCCTCGTCGGTCGGCTTGACGTGGATGAAGAAGTAGTCGTAGGCGTCGCGGTTGTCCAGGTAGGTCTGGAACTCCTCCTGAACGGACGGCCCCGTCTCCAGAAGGTCCATGCCCACGAGGCTGGC carries:
- a CDS encoding cytidine deaminase, whose amino-acid sequence is MRRPSWDEYFMRIAHEVARRATCLRRRVGAVVVLNKRILATGYNGAPSGLPHCSEVGCLRDQLNVPSGERHELCRGLHAEMNALLQGARHGVRMEGACLYCTHVPCSLCSKMIINTGIVRVVATREYPDAFARDMFLAAGVELVVLADGGP
- the mtnA gene encoding S-methyl-5-thioribose-1-phosphate isomerase, which encodes MPVETIRWVGGTDGRVELVDQTLLPAEFKYRTCETVQEVWEAIRTLRVRGAPAIGIAAAMGVVLGVRRALPRGVEAMRGELEPVSDYLASSRPTAVNLVWALERMKRTAREHADPAPGAFLQRLLEEALRILEEDRDVCRRIGRHGADLLADGATVLTHCNAGGLATADYGTALGVLFAAHEQGKRLSVYVDETRPLLQGARLTAWELQQAGIPATLICDNMAAHVMQRRGVDAVIVGADRIAANGDAANKIGTYGLSVLAREHGVPFYVAAPISTFDLSLADGSLIPIEERAAEEVTRWGGHVTAPEGIAVYNPAFDVTPARNIAAIITEEGVIRAPDAQGVARVVPAARP